A part of Eubacterium sp. AB3007 genomic DNA contains:
- a CDS encoding acetyl-CoA hydrolase/transferase family protein, with amino-acid sequence MQVDAKVKERLRSDRGYDLIMSAEDAAAMIEDNMVLGVSGFTASGYPKAVPHALAERGRNGETLKVDIYSGASLGPEIDTELTEAGVLRYRMPYMTDKAFRTAVNNGTCDYVDMHLSQSAQYVNYGIMPDIDIAIVEALAINEDGSIVPTTSVGNTPVFIKNAKKVIVELNTLQPMGLEGMHDCIVLDNPPHRKPIGITNPADLIGKPYMECGWDKICAIVITDIQDKLRPLSAPDENSQKIANNIIRFLEGEVEAGRLTDTLLPIQSGVGSVANAVLYGLLDSDFHDLTCYTEVVQDSMLELVKSGKAVCASTTAITPSPEMKEKFDKECDLYKGKLIFRPEDISNNPEVIRRLGVISMNTALEFDIYGNVNSTHVNGSGMMNGIGGSGDFSRNGGITIFSTVSTAKGGKISSVVPFCSHVDHTEHDVQVVVTEQGYADLRGLTPKQRAMAIIENCAHPDYKPMLMDYFQRACKESKLQTPHILSEAFSWHIRAMETGSMLPEKSAEERVAELEARVAELEAKLEK; translated from the coding sequence ATGCAAGTGGATGCAAAAGTCAAAGAAAGACTCAGAAGTGACAGAGGATATGATCTGATCATGAGCGCGGAAGACGCCGCCGCCATGATCGAGGACAACATGGTGCTGGGCGTCAGCGGCTTCACCGCCTCCGGCTACCCCAAGGCCGTCCCCCACGCACTGGCAGAGCGCGGCAGAAACGGCGAGACACTGAAGGTCGACATCTATTCCGGCGCCTCGCTCGGTCCGGAGATCGACACCGAGCTCACAGAAGCCGGCGTGCTCCGCTACCGCATGCCCTACATGACAGACAAAGCCTTCCGCACCGCTGTCAACAACGGCACCTGCGATTACGTGGACATGCATCTGTCTCAGTCCGCTCAGTATGTCAATTACGGGATCATGCCGGACATCGACATCGCCATCGTGGAAGCACTTGCGATCAACGAGGACGGCTCCATCGTTCCCACTACCTCCGTTGGAAATACCCCGGTATTCATCAAGAACGCCAAGAAGGTCATCGTGGAACTGAACACGCTGCAGCCCATGGGTCTGGAAGGCATGCACGACTGCATCGTGCTGGACAACCCGCCGCACCGCAAGCCAATCGGCATCACCAACCCCGCCGATCTCATCGGCAAACCCTACATGGAATGCGGCTGGGACAAGATCTGTGCCATCGTCATCACGGACATCCAGGACAAGCTCCGTCCTCTGTCCGCCCCTGACGAGAACTCGCAGAAGATCGCGAACAACATCATCCGGTTCCTGGAAGGCGAGGTGGAAGCAGGCCGCCTCACAGACACCCTGCTCCCCATCCAGTCCGGCGTCGGAAGCGTGGCCAATGCCGTCCTCTACGGACTGCTGGACTCCGATTTCCACGATCTGACCTGCTACACAGAGGTCGTTCAGGACTCCATGCTGGAGCTGGTCAAGTCCGGCAAGGCCGTCTGCGCCTCCACCACCGCCATCACCCCTTCTCCTGAGATGAAGGAGAAGTTCGACAAGGAATGCGACCTGTACAAGGGTAAGCTGATCTTCCGTCCGGAGGACATCAGCAACAACCCGGAGGTCATTCGCCGCCTGGGCGTGATCTCCATGAACACCGCCCTGGAGTTCGACATCTATGGAAACGTCAACTCCACCCATGTCAACGGCAGCGGCATGATGAACGGAATCGGCGGTTCCGGTGACTTCTCCAGAAACGGCGGGATCACCATCTTCTCCACCGTGTCCACCGCCAAGGGTGGCAAGATCAGTTCTGTCGTCCCCTTCTGCTCCCATGTGGATCACACGGAGCACGATGTACAGGTGGTGGTCACCGAGCAGGGCTACGCAGATCTCCGCGGCCTGACCCCCAAGCAGCGGGCCATGGCCATCATCGAGAACTGTGCCCATCCGGACTACAAGCCTATGCTGATGGATTACTTCCAGAGAGCCTGCAAGGAAAGCAAGTTACAGACCCCGCACATCCTCTCTGAGGCCTTCTCCTGGCACATCCGGGCCATGGAGACCGGGAGCATGCTGCCGGAGAAATCCGCAGAAGAGAGAGTAGCCGAACTAGAAGCCAGAGTCGCTGAACTGGAAGCGAAACTTGAGAAATAG
- a CDS encoding YbaK/EbsC family protein, with protein MDQNEKRFFEILDELNIREYEVHEHVALFSAKQEEAQDCMFPGLNVKNLLMKDKKTGRYYMIILDDMRRMEAKHFKEVTGWTKTRFANEEEMWDLLKLKPGSVTPYALFNDVDKQITVVLGNEIVTAGEDTNINFHPCRNTATISIRKKDVMRILAYLGNEIILEEETEE; from the coding sequence ATGGATCAGAACGAGAAGCGTTTCTTTGAGATACTCGATGAGCTGAACATCAGGGAGTACGAGGTGCACGAGCATGTGGCGTTGTTCTCGGCGAAACAGGAGGAAGCGCAGGACTGCATGTTCCCGGGACTCAACGTGAAGAATCTGTTGATGAAGGACAAGAAGACAGGGCGCTACTATATGATCATTCTGGATGATATGCGCCGGATGGAGGCCAAACACTTCAAGGAGGTAACGGGGTGGACCAAGACCCGGTTCGCAAACGAGGAGGAGATGTGGGACCTGCTGAAGCTGAAGCCTGGTTCCGTGACACCCTATGCGCTCTTCAACGACGTGGACAAGCAGATCACCGTGGTGCTCGGTAATGAGATCGTGACGGCAGGGGAAGACACCAATATCAACTTCCATCCTTGCCGAAACACGGCCACCATCAGCATCCGCAAGAAGGACGTGATGCGGATCCTGGCGTATCTGGGGAACGAGATCATTTTAGAAGAGGAGACAGAGGAATAA
- the truB gene encoding tRNA pseudouridine(55) synthase TruB yields the protein MRNNQKTEITTASRDQWLREHGGIINVNKPAGLTSHDVVGRLRRLLSVRKVGHTGTLDPMATGVLPICVGRATRIMEYLDMDRKTYRCTMRLGRTYDTQDVTGTVLSEAEESRIDLIREEDVRKAFSVFQGVIWQLPPMYSARKVDGRKLYEYARNGQGDQILEKVKPRQIYIWDLTIDDLSLGKGYDSEIVFSVTCSKGTYIRTICQEAGERLGVGGAMASLVRNGTGGFVLEEAVDLAQLEEMSPEEICAIMKAPEEALTAFGRVHLSGPLDIRRITTGLPVWTKHIQIVEEPAFKTEVFPLPIREEFRRTYLAYAVPEDVFLGIVTMDEDGENIRADKIFADGTGLLAGREGDRK from the coding sequence ATGAGGAATAACCAGAAAACAGAAATCACTACGGCCTCCCGTGACCAATGGCTGCGGGAGCATGGCGGTATCATCAACGTAAACAAGCCTGCGGGTCTCACCTCCCACGATGTGGTAGGGAGGTTACGCAGGCTCCTGTCCGTCAGGAAGGTGGGACACACAGGAACCTTGGATCCAATGGCGACGGGCGTGCTCCCTATCTGCGTAGGGAGGGCTACCCGCATCATGGAGTATCTGGATATGGATCGCAAGACCTATCGGTGTACAATGCGGCTGGGGCGGACGTACGACACCCAAGACGTGACCGGCACGGTGCTCAGTGAGGCAGAGGAATCCCGAATCGACCTGATCAGAGAAGAGGACGTCAGAAAGGCCTTTTCGGTTTTTCAGGGGGTGATCTGGCAACTGCCTCCCATGTATTCTGCCCGTAAGGTGGATGGGCGCAAGCTTTACGAGTATGCGCGCAATGGACAGGGGGACCAGATCCTGGAGAAAGTAAAACCCAGGCAGATCTATATCTGGGATCTGACGATCGATGATTTGTCTCTGGGGAAGGGCTATGACAGCGAGATCGTCTTCTCGGTAACATGCTCCAAGGGAACCTATATCCGCACTATCTGTCAGGAAGCAGGGGAGAGGCTTGGAGTCGGTGGAGCCATGGCCAGTCTGGTGAGAAACGGCACAGGCGGCTTTGTGCTGGAAGAAGCAGTGGATCTTGCGCAACTGGAGGAGATGTCACCGGAAGAGATCTGTGCCATCATGAAGGCCCCTGAGGAGGCACTGACCGCCTTCGGAAGGGTGCATTTGAGCGGACCTTTGGATATCCGGCGGATCACGACCGGGCTACCGGTGTGGACAAAGCATATTCAGATCGTTGAGGAGCCGGCATTCAAGACAGAAGTGTTCCCGCTTCCCATCAGAGAGGAGTTTCGGCGGACATATCTGGCGTATGCGGTACCAGAGGATGTATTCCTGGGTATCGTCACCATGGATGAGGACGGCGAAAACATACGGGCAGATAAGATATTTGCGGACGGGACGGGGCTCCTGGCCGGAAGAGAAGGAGATAGAAAGTGA
- a CDS encoding bifunctional oligoribonuclease/PAP phosphatase NrnA yields MTKKNDNFQTVAGVLKEASSVLLYPHISPDGDAIGSTVAMARVLRQLGKTCYVVTEDEIPENLQFLDHGYTMPIGEVSDVPTVSMCIDCGEDGRYPKRANWFHQAPISICVDHHPTTEPVFDYNIIDPSAAAAAELIYHLIRALDHPIDRETAEALYTGINTDTGRFQYSNTTAQTHRIAADLIDCGVDVNRMNVELYESQRPERMRIEAQVMNNMKLSADGKFAMAYVTRAMMEENDVRSGDTDAVVANLRSIRGVEVAAFFKEKADDEIKLSLRAKGNCDVAAIAMAFGGGGHRKASGATLTMSLQEAIDAVTEKVLKSIADEE; encoded by the coding sequence ATGACGAAGAAGAATGATAATTTTCAGACAGTCGCCGGAGTCCTGAAAGAGGCCTCCAGCGTGTTGCTCTATCCCCATATAAGTCCGGACGGGGATGCCATTGGCTCAACTGTAGCGATGGCAAGGGTCCTCAGACAGCTCGGCAAGACCTGCTATGTGGTGACAGAGGACGAGATTCCGGAGAACCTGCAGTTTCTGGACCATGGATACACGATGCCCATCGGAGAGGTCTCAGATGTCCCGACGGTGTCCATGTGCATCGACTGTGGTGAGGACGGAAGGTATCCAAAGCGGGCAAATTGGTTCCACCAGGCCCCCATCAGTATCTGTGTGGACCATCATCCCACTACAGAGCCGGTGTTTGACTACAACATCATCGATCCTTCTGCCGCTGCTGCGGCAGAGCTGATCTACCATCTTATCCGCGCACTGGATCACCCCATCGATCGGGAGACGGCAGAGGCACTGTATACAGGGATCAACACGGATACCGGCAGGTTCCAGTACTCCAATACGACAGCCCAGACCCACAGGATCGCTGCGGATCTGATCGACTGTGGTGTGGATGTGAATCGCATGAACGTAGAACTCTATGAGTCGCAGCGTCCTGAGAGAATGCGCATAGAAGCACAGGTCATGAACAACATGAAACTGTCTGCAGATGGGAAGTTCGCAATGGCGTATGTGACACGGGCCATGATGGAGGAGAACGATGTGCGTTCGGGCGATACGGATGCAGTGGTGGCCAATTTGCGCAGCATCCGCGGTGTGGAAGTTGCCGCATTCTTCAAGGAAAAAGCCGATGATGAGATCAAACTCAGTCTTCGGGCGAAAGGAAACTGCGATGTGGCAGCCATCGCAATGGCCTTCGGGGGCGGAGGGCACAGGAAAGCTTCTGGAGCCACTCTTACTATGAGTCTCCAGGAGGCGATAGATGCGGTAACCGAGAAGGTACTTAAGAGTATTGCAGATGAGGAATAA
- the spoVG gene encoding septation regulator SpoVG: MNITDVRVRKVTSEGKMKAIVSVTFDDEFVVHDIKIIEGQSGPFIAMPSRKMGEGDFRDIAHPLTSETRNRIKEAIFAEYERVLEEQEIEPDTTPLG, from the coding sequence ATGAACATTACAGACGTAAGGGTTCGTAAAGTCACTTCCGAAGGCAAGATGAAAGCAATTGTTTCAGTTACTTTTGATGATGAGTTCGTGGTACACGATATCAAAATAATCGAAGGTCAGAGTGGCCCGTTTATTGCGATGCCTAGTCGCAAAATGGGAGAGGGAGATTTCAGAGATATCGCCCACCCGCTCACATCAGAGACACGTAACCGAATCAAAGAAGCGATTTTTGCCGAATACGAGCGCGTATTGGAAGAACAGGAAATCGAACCAGACACGACACCATTGGGGTAA
- a CDS encoding metallophosphoesterase produces MTDIHIGGSLYSYRKDLKALKACFAEIEHTHPDLVVVTGDLCFPLGIMSMSLNNTAPVGQFAAFMRNTGIPWAFTYGNHDPESLASGNKRELDEIYKSLSFKTSANLLYPYIQPDIMGRNNQLIEIRNSDGSDKVKYFYGENPGDHGGITNDLVCCSDYPSKMFDRALQCRALKRKRNSVVRN; encoded by the coding sequence CTGACGGATATCCATATCGGCGGAAGTCTGTACTCCTACCGCAAGGACCTGAAAGCGCTGAAGGCCTGCTTTGCGGAAATCGAGCATACACATCCCGACCTGGTCGTGGTGACAGGGGATCTGTGTTTTCCGCTCGGTATCATGTCAATGTCGTTGAACAACACCGCACCTGTGGGACAGTTTGCGGCATTTATGCGTAACACAGGTATTCCGTGGGCCTTCACCTACGGCAACCACGACCCAGAATCGCTGGCTTCCGGCAATAAGAGGGAACTGGACGAGATCTACAAGTCGCTGTCGTTCAAAACATCCGCCAATCTGCTCTACCCTTACATCCAGCCAGATATTATGGGCAGAAATAATCAGCTTATCGAGATACGTAATTCTGACGGCAGCGACAAGGTGAAATACTTCTACGGAGAAAACCCCGGCGATCACGGCGGCATCACCAATGATCTTGTGTGCTGTTCCGACTACCCCAGCAAAATGTTTGACAGAGCCCTGCAATGCCGGGCATTGAAAAGGAAACGAAACAGCGTGGTGCGGAACTGA
- a CDS encoding YitT family protein: MFTYRMLGKKFFLISIKTMLICSFMIDYVICYFPVFYGSRLIASVLAGITSGIGYSLLFNEGSSTGGTDFIIVAVKQKKPNLSFGLLVGIIDSSVVALSIPVFHDVWSFVYGMIYTVICSLALDATTKVLNSEKIRLPLNKAA; the protein is encoded by the coding sequence TTGTTCACATACCGCATGCTCGGAAAGAAGTTCTTTCTGATATCGATCAAGACCATGCTGATCTGCTCTTTTATGATCGACTATGTGATCTGCTACTTCCCGGTATTTTATGGAAGCCGCCTTATAGCATCAGTACTGGCCGGCATCACCTCAGGCATCGGCTACTCCCTTCTGTTCAACGAAGGATCCTCCACAGGCGGTACAGACTTCATCATAGTCGCCGTCAAACAAAAAAAGCCAAATCTGTCCTTTGGCCTTCTGGTTGGAATAATCGACAGCTCTGTTGTGGCCCTGTCCATCCCTGTATTCCACGATGTCTGGTCCTTCGTATACGGCATGATCTACACCGTGATCTGCAGCCTGGCGCTTGATGCTACCACAAAGGTGCTTAACAGCGAGAAGATACGTCTCCCCTTAAACAAAGCAGCGTAG
- a CDS encoding bifunctional riboflavin kinase/FAD synthetase, which translates to MRVFANLEDITGIEPTAVALGNFDGVHLGHQKLISEMVEHAREHGLKAAVFTFSNHPKDLLPKTRKVKCILYKNEKAEIIESLGVDYMFEVPFTKAIMNMDPVAFIEKILLTRFNMKAAFCGFNYRFGYEAAGNPDVLRNIGMDRGFDVFELPPFKINDNVVSSSLIRTLIASGQVEKCMTYMGRHYEIGGEVVVGNRLGRKLGFPTSNLVIDTNMVTPPNGVYVTYVTYDGKRYPSVTNVGNKPTIGKYNKNVETHIFNFDKELYGKNIIVEFLKKTRDEVKFDDVQELADQIVRDCKEAKAFHEALAAEKE; encoded by the coding sequence GTGAGAGTTTTTGCGAATCTTGAGGACATAACAGGCATCGAACCAACAGCAGTTGCGCTTGGGAATTTCGACGGAGTACACCTTGGCCATCAGAAACTGATCAGCGAGATGGTGGAGCACGCACGGGAGCACGGGCTGAAAGCTGCTGTGTTCACCTTCTCCAACCATCCGAAGGACCTGCTCCCAAAGACCAGAAAGGTCAAGTGCATCCTGTATAAGAACGAGAAAGCGGAGATCATCGAGTCCCTGGGGGTGGACTACATGTTCGAGGTGCCTTTCACCAAGGCAATCATGAACATGGATCCGGTGGCATTCATAGAGAAGATCCTGCTGACCAGGTTCAACATGAAAGCGGCTTTCTGTGGTTTCAACTACCGGTTCGGTTACGAAGCGGCAGGTAATCCGGATGTGCTGCGGAACATCGGAATGGATCGAGGTTTTGACGTGTTTGAGCTTCCTCCTTTCAAGATCAATGACAACGTAGTCAGCTCCTCGCTGATCCGGACACTGATTGCTTCCGGGCAGGTGGAGAAGTGCATGACTTACATGGGACGCCACTATGAGATCGGCGGAGAGGTGGTGGTTGGAAACCGCCTGGGCCGCAAACTTGGGTTTCCTACTTCCAATCTGGTAATCGACACCAATATGGTGACACCGCCCAACGGCGTGTACGTGACGTACGTGACCTATGATGGCAAGCGCTATCCGAGCGTCACAAACGTCGGGAACAAGCCGACCATCGGCAAGTACAACAAGAACGTCGAGACTCACATCTTCAACTTTGACAAAGAACTCTATGGGAAGAATATTATCGTCGAGTTCCTAAAGAAGACCCGGGACGAGGTGAAGTTCGATGATGTCCAGGAACTGGCCGATCAGATCGTGCGGGACTGCAAGGAGGCAAAGGCATTCCATGAGGCGCTGGCCGCAGAAAAGGAGTAA
- the murC gene encoding UDP-N-acetylmuramate--L-alanine ligase yields MMDLKKYKNVHCIGIGGIGLSGIAEILLSRGYRVTGSDMKASDITEKLERMGATVYIGHKASNVEEAELIIYSAAIAEENPEIIRAREKGIPLASRAQVLGELMEEYGAGIAISGTHGKTTTTSMVSLVLDAAELDPTILVGGNLAEIGGNARIGGSDYFVTEACEYRDSFLELRPDIEVILNIDSDHLDYFKDLDHIVQSFRRFAEDVHEGGKIIAYDSNPFVSEVIRGRDNVITYGYNQSCTYQISGIRFETDGMPSFDVLYREAGSQEEPKNLGHVKLNVPGEHNVLNAAAAFACCHVLGVEAELICRELSKYSGTQRRFDTVGVTDNHVKIVDDYAHHPTEIKATLSAAQKLPHETLWCVFQPHTYTRTLALFDEFAEAFEQADVLILADIYAAREKDIYNINSEKLAEKIRAAHPQKPVYYMGDFREIAEFVNREAGDGDLVITMGAGDVFKVGRMILGQE; encoded by the coding sequence ATGATGGATTTAAAGAAATATAAGAACGTACATTGCATTGGTATCGGAGGCATCGGTCTCTCTGGAATCGCGGAGATCCTGCTGTCCAGGGGATACCGCGTGACAGGCTCAGACATGAAAGCTTCGGATATCACTGAGAAGCTGGAGCGCATGGGCGCGACGGTCTATATTGGGCACAAAGCCTCCAACGTGGAGGAAGCGGAACTGATCATCTATTCCGCCGCCATCGCAGAGGAGAACCCGGAGATCATCCGGGCGAGGGAGAAGGGGATTCCCCTCGCTTCCAGGGCGCAGGTGCTGGGAGAACTCATGGAGGAGTACGGGGCCGGCATTGCCATCAGCGGCACGCACGGCAAGACCACGACCACATCCATGGTCTCTCTGGTACTGGATGCTGCGGAACTGGATCCTACCATCCTGGTAGGCGGCAATCTGGCAGAGATCGGCGGCAACGCCAGGATCGGCGGTTCGGATTACTTTGTGACTGAAGCCTGTGAATACAGAGACAGTTTCCTGGAACTCAGACCGGATATCGAGGTCATCCTGAACATCGACTCCGATCATCTGGACTATTTCAAGGATCTCGACCATATCGTACAGTCTTTCCGCAGATTTGCGGAGGACGTGCACGAAGGAGGGAAGATCATCGCCTACGATTCCAACCCCTTTGTCAGCGAAGTCATTCGCGGCAGGGATAACGTCATCACCTATGGCTACAACCAATCCTGTACCTATCAGATAAGCGGGATCCGATTCGAGACAGACGGCATGCCTTCCTTTGATGTCCTTTACAGGGAGGCAGGTTCTCAGGAAGAGCCGAAGAATCTGGGGCACGTCAAACTGAATGTTCCGGGAGAGCACAACGTTCTGAATGCGGCGGCGGCCTTTGCCTGCTGTCACGTGCTGGGGGTAGAGGCAGAGCTAATCTGCAGGGAACTCAGCAAGTATAGCGGAACACAGCGGCGATTCGATACGGTAGGCGTCACGGATAACCACGTGAAGATCGTGGACGATTACGCCCATCATCCAACGGAGATCAAGGCTACCCTGTCAGCTGCCCAGAAGCTGCCCCACGAGACGCTGTGGTGCGTGTTCCAGCCCCATACCTACACTCGGACACTGGCGCTGTTTGATGAGTTTGCGGAGGCCTTTGAACAGGCAGATGTGCTCATTCTGGCAGATATCTACGCAGCCAGAGAGAAGGATATATACAACATCAATTCGGAGAAGCTGGCAGAGAAGATCCGCGCAGCCCATCCGCAGAAACCGGTCTACTATATGGGTGATTTCCGGGAGATCGCAGAGTTTGTCAATCGAGAAGCCGGAGATGGAGATCTGGTCATCACCATGGGTGCGGGTGACGTGTTCAAGGTTGGCAGGATGATCCTCGGACAGGAATAG
- a CDS encoding carbon-nitrogen hydrolase family protein, which produces MIDYDIRVRVATTQMEPVWYNAHETITKMIQMIREAASNGAQLVAFGECMIPGYMYHVWTERMWDGHSKYDLLLMQNSLELDGPEMRRLMQAAKDNSIYVVTGYIERDGGSRYMSEVVISDEGRILMNRRKLKPTDAERCVCGDGTGADLKVVKTPLGIIGTTECWEHVQPLITYAMSSMHEQIHIAAWPGNRFNSLYYLTQAYGNVIDFSRVYAMQTQTFVLMAMPLVGQDCLDYFCGNDPDKLKVMSKGGGLAQIISPSGDFLCQWLPDDQDGIVYADIDLNEILQAKAMVDPVGQYSRPDIFCLHINKGDNPHTVVTGNPSADLAVERANHAFENDNGNPVEREGQVGQSDLLKVSPGQWNHK; this is translated from the coding sequence ATGATTGATTATGACATCAGAGTAAGAGTTGCGACGACGCAGATGGAGCCGGTTTGGTATAATGCCCATGAAACCATCACAAAGATGATCCAGATGATCCGTGAGGCAGCTTCTAACGGAGCGCAGCTGGTTGCTTTTGGAGAGTGTATGATCCCGGGGTACATGTATCATGTCTGGACGGAGAGGATGTGGGACGGCCATTCCAAATACGATCTCCTCCTCATGCAGAATTCCCTTGAGCTGGATGGGCCGGAGATGCGTCGTCTGATGCAGGCCGCAAAAGATAACAGCATTTATGTCGTCACCGGGTATATTGAACGCGATGGCGGCAGTCGTTACATGAGCGAAGTGGTGATTAGCGATGAAGGCAGGATTCTGATGAATCGCCGAAAGCTGAAGCCGACAGATGCGGAACGGTGTGTCTGTGGAGATGGAACAGGCGCGGATCTGAAGGTCGTGAAGACGCCCTTAGGCATTATAGGTACCACAGAGTGTTGGGAACATGTGCAGCCGCTGATCACGTACGCAATGAGTTCTATGCATGAGCAGATTCACATTGCAGCCTGGCCGGGGAATCGTTTCAATTCTCTGTATTACCTTACCCAGGCGTATGGAAATGTGATCGATTTTTCCAGGGTATACGCCATGCAGACGCAGACCTTTGTACTGATGGCCATGCCTCTGGTGGGGCAGGATTGTCTGGACTATTTCTGCGGCAACGATCCTGATAAACTGAAGGTCATGAGTAAAGGAGGAGGGTTGGCACAGATCATCAGCCCTTCGGGAGATTTCCTTTGCCAGTGGTTGCCAGATGATCAGGACGGCATTGTTTACGCCGACATTGACCTGAATGAGATTCTTCAGGCGAAGGCCATGGTCGATCCGGTTGGACAATACTCCAGACCAGATATCTTCTGTCTTCACATCAACAAAGGTGATAACCCCCATACAGTAGTTACCGGAAATCCTTCCGCTGATCTGGCTGTAGAGAGAGCAAATCACGCATTTGAAAACGACAATGGAAATCCTGTGGAGCGTGAGGGGCAGGTAGGGCAGAGCGATCTGCTGAAGGTATCCCCTGGTCAGTGGAACCATAAATAA
- the rbfA gene encoding 30S ribosome-binding factor RbfA, producing the protein MGKGYRQGRLGEEIKKILSQMLLKELKDPRLEGMISITDVDVTGDNSYATCYITILDLAGDEDRKAQKEKDVLEGLKSAEGKIRHKIGREIKLRHVPELLFKIDRSMEYGRHMDEVLKGLNIHDEEE; encoded by the coding sequence ATGGGAAAAGGATATAGACAGGGGCGTCTGGGAGAGGAGATCAAGAAGATCCTGAGCCAGATGCTCCTCAAGGAACTCAAGGATCCTCGCCTGGAAGGCATGATCAGCATCACGGATGTGGATGTGACGGGGGACAACAGCTATGCCACCTGTTACATCACCATCCTGGATCTCGCCGGTGACGAGGACAGGAAAGCACAGAAGGAGAAGGACGTACTGGAAGGATTGAAGAGCGCAGAAGGAAAGATCCGCCACAAGATCGGAAGGGAGATCAAGCTGCGCCACGTGCCAGAGCTGCTGTTCAAGATCGATCGATCTATGGAATACGGCAGACATATGGACGAAGTATTGAAAGGTCTGAATATTCATGACGAAGAAGAATGA